A genomic window from Streptomyces broussonetiae includes:
- a CDS encoding S53 family peptidase, giving the protein MTRIRARAATAVAGCAAVVAAGALLGVPGTARAASTAPVPQSTPSAVHALPLAGAVPSSRQLSLQVWLKPDLAKAAAFADAVSAPGSGEFHHYLSPDAYTARFGPSAARARAVAAWLSTQGLTGVRVGPGRDYVSATGPVSKVQSAFRVRINRYRTEDANGRPTEIQSNDRDVSVPSSLAPDVLAVTGLSGARPAVTRTASAPEPGRSPAAVKAPTCSRYWAEHTQAFHPAYQGLTKASLPVCGYSAGQIRAAYGATWTDTGKGQTVALTEDETPTAMFQTLQDYAKNNHLPAPKPAQFREIRTGSTCGTTPHGAAQSPAVNDEAEMDSEALYAMAPGADQLMVIGGGCDEDQALLDAALAVLTGDGKHPSASIESNSWQIPLGDVPEPTVHAIDVRAAAEGVGVYFASGDTPGLTVTDSDPYAVAVGGTSLGIGAANDRVFETGWSDDYGSLDHGKWSDLGISGGGGGTSLVYGQPAYQKGVVPASMSHVRIGKRTAIDRAVPDIAADGDPDTGLLTGYTESESSGKPGPYRTVVNAGTSLACPLIAGLVADAQQGQKSAFGFINPLLYRLAGTRALHDVLPVGPRTPQQDRAAYLPADGSQDSTGVDVFDSQERAYTEQVTAKGYDTMTGVGTPNGAAFLTGLRHAAH; this is encoded by the coding sequence GTGACGAGAATCCGTGCCAGAGCCGCCACCGCCGTCGCCGGCTGTGCGGCAGTGGTGGCGGCCGGGGCACTGCTCGGGGTGCCCGGCACGGCACGGGCGGCGTCCACCGCACCGGTGCCGCAGTCGACACCGTCCGCCGTGCACGCCCTGCCGCTTGCCGGTGCCGTGCCCTCTTCCCGGCAACTGTCCCTCCAGGTGTGGCTGAAGCCGGACCTGGCCAAAGCCGCGGCGTTCGCCGACGCGGTCTCCGCTCCGGGCAGCGGCGAGTTCCACCACTATCTGAGCCCGGACGCCTACACCGCCAGGTTCGGTCCCTCCGCCGCACGCGCCAGGGCGGTCGCGGCATGGCTGAGCACCCAGGGGCTGACCGGGGTGAGGGTCGGCCCCGGCCGTGACTACGTCTCGGCGACCGGGCCCGTGTCGAAGGTGCAGTCGGCGTTCCGGGTGCGGATCAACCGCTACCGCACCGAGGACGCGAACGGCAGGCCCACCGAGATCCAGTCCAACGACCGTGACGTGTCGGTGCCGTCCTCGCTCGCGCCCGACGTGCTGGCGGTGACCGGACTGAGCGGCGCCCGGCCGGCCGTGACCCGGACCGCGAGCGCGCCGGAGCCGGGGCGGTCCCCAGCGGCGGTGAAGGCGCCGACGTGCTCCCGGTACTGGGCCGAGCACACTCAGGCCTTCCACCCGGCCTACCAAGGACTGACCAAGGCATCGCTGCCGGTGTGCGGGTACTCCGCCGGCCAGATCCGCGCCGCGTACGGGGCCACGTGGACGGACACCGGCAAAGGCCAGACCGTCGCGCTGACCGAGGACGAGACGCCGACCGCGATGTTCCAGACGCTGCAGGACTACGCGAAGAACAACCACCTGCCCGCGCCGAAGCCCGCCCAGTTCCGGGAGATCAGAACCGGGAGCACCTGCGGCACGACCCCACACGGTGCGGCGCAGTCGCCCGCCGTCAACGACGAGGCGGAGATGGACTCCGAGGCCCTCTACGCCATGGCGCCCGGCGCCGACCAGCTGATGGTGATCGGAGGAGGCTGCGACGAGGACCAGGCACTGCTGGACGCAGCCCTTGCCGTGCTGACGGGCGACGGTAAACATCCCAGTGCCTCCATCGAGTCCAACTCGTGGCAGATCCCGCTGGGCGATGTGCCGGAGCCGACCGTGCACGCCATCGACGTGCGGGCCGCCGCCGAAGGAGTCGGCGTGTACTTCGCCTCCGGTGACACTCCCGGCCTGACCGTCACCGACTCCGACCCCTACGCGGTGGCGGTCGGCGGCACCAGCCTCGGCATCGGGGCGGCGAACGACCGGGTCTTCGAGACCGGGTGGTCCGACGACTACGGATCCCTGGACCACGGCAAGTGGTCCGATCTGGGCATCAGCGGCGGCGGCGGGGGCACGAGCCTCGTCTACGGGCAGCCCGCCTACCAGAAGGGTGTCGTGCCCGCGTCGATGTCGCACGTCCGCATCGGCAAGCGGACCGCCATCGATCGGGCCGTGCCCGACATCGCGGCCGACGGCGATCCCGACACCGGCCTCCTCACCGGGTACACCGAGTCGGAGAGCAGCGGAAAGCCGGGGCCGTACCGGACCGTGGTGAACGCCGGCACGAGCCTGGCGTGCCCGCTGATCGCCGGCCTGGTCGCCGACGCCCAGCAGGGACAGAAGTCGGCGTTCGGCTTCATCAACCCCCTCCTCTACCGACTTGCCGGCACTCGTGCGCTGCACGACGTCCTGCCGGTCGGCCCGCGGACGCCCCAGCAGGACCGGGCCGCCTACCTCCCGGCTGACGGGTCCCAGGACAGCACGGGCGTCGACGTCTTCGACTCCCAGGAACGCGCCTACACCGAGCAGGTCACCGCCAAGGGCTACGACACCATGACGGGAGTCGGCACACCGAACGGCGCCGCCTTCCTCACCGGACTGCGCCACGCCGCACACTGA
- a CDS encoding cupin domain-containing protein: MVSDAKPVPSLPLPGAVGLSHLNAYEWEAADGVRGGSPHLHLVCTEAYVVTGGRGAVQTLSPDGYRDIPLGPGSLAWFTPGTVHRMVQGGDLRITVLMQNSGLPEAGDAVFTFPPEVLADPERYAAAATVPPGTGADTEAAARRRRDLAVEGYLTLREALIAGDAGPYRSFQEAAARLVRARVSAWRELWRAGALATAERTGAQLDALESGDPAYLADATAYQSEPSRRGGFGMCGRRDEYALPGTTPPYDDRPTG; encoded by the coding sequence GTGGTGAGCGATGCGAAGCCCGTCCCGTCCCTTCCGCTGCCCGGGGCCGTGGGCCTGTCGCACCTGAACGCCTACGAGTGGGAGGCCGCCGACGGCGTCCGCGGCGGCAGCCCCCATCTGCATCTGGTGTGCACCGAGGCGTACGTCGTCACCGGTGGCCGGGGCGCGGTGCAGACGCTGAGCCCCGACGGATACCGGGACATCCCGCTGGGGCCCGGCTCCCTCGCCTGGTTCACCCCGGGCACCGTGCACCGCATGGTGCAGGGCGGCGACCTGCGGATCACGGTGCTCATGCAGAACAGCGGCCTGCCCGAGGCCGGGGACGCCGTGTTCACCTTTCCGCCCGAGGTGCTCGCCGACCCCGAGCGGTATGCGGCGGCGGCCACAGTGCCACCGGGCACGGGTGCGGACACCGAGGCCGCCGCCCGGCGCCGCCGGGACCTGGCCGTCGAGGGCTACCTGACCCTGCGCGAGGCCCTGATCGCCGGGGACGCCGGCCCGTACCGCTCCTTCCAGGAGGCCGCCGCCCGCCTGGTCCGCGCCCGGGTCTCCGCATGGCGCGAGCTGTGGCGGGCCGGCGCCCTCGCCACCGCCGAACGCACCGGCGCTCAGCTCGACGCCCTGGAATCCGGTGACCCCGCCTACCTCGCCGACGCAACCGCGTACCAGAGCGAGCCGAGCCGACGGGGCGGCTTCGGGATGTGCGGACGCCGGGACGAGTACGCCCTGCCCGGCACGACGCCGCCGTACGACGACAGGCCCACGGGCTGA
- a CDS encoding VOC family protein has translation MTTHATLQLTIDCAEPERLVAFWAVALGYEVEPPPAPFATWRAYWVDQGLPEEELGTGDCSDSVIDPRGVGPRIWFQQVPEPKAVKNRLHLDLGVSGGRTVPFATRKERVLAEMARLESAGASRLRIEDSQASGSFSVLMQDPEGNEFCVH, from the coding sequence ATGACCACCCACGCCACACTTCAGCTGACCATCGACTGCGCCGAGCCGGAGCGGCTCGTCGCCTTCTGGGCGGTTGCGCTGGGGTATGAAGTCGAGCCGCCGCCTGCGCCGTTCGCCACCTGGCGTGCGTACTGGGTGGATCAGGGCCTGCCGGAGGAGGAGTTGGGCACCGGAGACTGCAGTGACTCCGTCATCGATCCGCGAGGCGTTGGCCCCCGGATCTGGTTCCAGCAGGTGCCCGAGCCCAAGGCCGTCAAGAACCGGCTGCACCTCGATCTGGGCGTGAGCGGAGGACGGACCGTCCCGTTCGCCACGCGTAAGGAACGAGTCCTCGCCGAGATGGCGCGCCTGGAGAGCGCGGGCGCGTCCAGGCTGCGCATCGAGGACTCGCAGGCCTCGGGTTCGTTCTCCGTCCTGATGCAGGACCCGGAAGGCAACGAGTTCTGCGTGCACTGA
- a CDS encoding Gfo/Idh/MocA family protein — translation MSLPTPCRRVAVIGTGAIVTGSHLPALRAHAGRVELVAAVDVDEGRLDAFRREAGAQVAGFTSAEAMLDAVCPDLVLIGTPPALHREQTVAALEAGAWVLCEKPLCLSLAEYDDMAAAEKASGAYASVVFQHRYGSGAVHARQLIASGELGAPLVAHCQTTWHRDAGYYAVPWRGRWASEGGGPTMGHGIHQYDLLLHLLGEWEEVRAMAARLVHDVESEDVSTALVRFRGGTLATVVNSVLSPHEVSRVRVDCADATLELTHLYGHGNDDWVYTPAPHVDAERAAAWRTPAADLPSSHAAQLGALLDAFDRGERPPGSGSTARATLEFAAALYKAAFTGQPVRTGEICPGDPYYAAMHGDHPDWAPKERA, via the coding sequence ATGTCCTTGCCCACACCCTGCCGCCGCGTCGCCGTCATCGGCACCGGTGCCATCGTCACCGGCAGCCATCTCCCCGCGCTCAGAGCCCATGCCGGGCGTGTCGAACTCGTCGCCGCCGTCGATGTGGACGAGGGCAGACTGGACGCCTTCCGGAGGGAGGCGGGCGCGCAGGTCGCCGGGTTCACCTCTGCCGAGGCCATGCTCGACGCCGTATGTCCGGACCTGGTGCTCATCGGTACGCCGCCCGCGCTGCACCGCGAGCAGACCGTGGCCGCGCTCGAGGCCGGGGCCTGGGTGCTGTGCGAGAAGCCGCTGTGTCTGTCGCTCGCCGAGTACGACGACATGGCCGCTGCGGAGAAGGCTTCCGGTGCCTATGCCTCGGTGGTGTTCCAGCACCGCTACGGCTCCGGCGCCGTACACGCCCGGCAGCTGATCGCGAGCGGCGAGCTGGGTGCCCCGCTGGTGGCGCACTGCCAGACCACCTGGCACCGGGATGCCGGCTACTACGCCGTACCGTGGCGCGGCCGTTGGGCGAGCGAGGGCGGCGGGCCGACCATGGGGCACGGAATCCACCAGTACGACCTGCTGCTGCACCTGCTCGGTGAGTGGGAGGAGGTACGGGCCATGGCGGCGCGGCTGGTCCACGACGTCGAGAGCGAGGACGTCTCCACCGCCCTGGTCCGCTTCCGCGGCGGCACGCTCGCCACCGTCGTGAACAGCGTCCTGTCCCCGCACGAGGTCAGTCGCGTCCGCGTCGACTGCGCCGATGCCACGCTGGAACTGACCCACCTGTACGGACACGGCAACGACGACTGGGTCTACACCCCCGCCCCGCACGTCGACGCCGAGCGGGCCGCGGCCTGGCGCACCCCCGCCGCCGACCTGCCCAGCTCGCACGCCGCCCAACTCGGTGCCCTTCTGGACGCGTTCGACCGCGGTGAGCGGCCTCCGGGCAGCGGCTCGACCGCCCGCGCCACCCTGGAGTTCGCGGCCGCCCTCTACAAGGCGGCGTTCACCGGACAGCCGGTGCGGACGGGCGAGATCTGCCCCGGTGATCCCTACTACGCGGCCATGCACGGCGACCACCCCGACTGGGCCCCCAAGGAGCGCGCATGA
- a CDS encoding transglycosylase family protein, which produces MTARPRHRRTAPPRLLPSLRTALALGSFGIILPLLAPATGQAAAGSTWDRVAGCESGGNWSTNTGNGNYGGLQFTQPTWVAYGGTSYAPRADLASRAEQITVAEVVLARQGPGAWPVCSVRAHLTRGSGSSGNSGNSGNSGNSGNSGNSGTVTHPSPPRHAAPTSGSHGRTQQRGSTSYTVQDGDTLSGVAWQAAVPGGWQRLYTTNRNTIGPDPDVIRPGERLILP; this is translated from the coding sequence ATGACCGCACGACCGCGGCACCGCCGCACCGCACCCCCACGGCTCCTGCCGTCGCTCCGCACCGCCCTCGCCCTCGGCAGCTTCGGCATCATCCTGCCGCTCCTCGCACCGGCCACCGGTCAGGCTGCCGCCGGCAGCACCTGGGACCGGGTCGCCGGCTGCGAAAGCGGCGGCAACTGGAGCACCAACACCGGCAACGGCAACTACGGCGGACTGCAGTTCACCCAGCCGACCTGGGTGGCCTACGGAGGGACCTCGTACGCTCCCCGGGCCGATCTGGCGAGCCGGGCGGAGCAGATCACCGTGGCGGAGGTGGTGCTCGCCCGGCAGGGGCCGGGAGCGTGGCCGGTCTGCTCGGTACGGGCGCACCTCACACGGGGCAGCGGGAGCAGCGGCAACAGCGGCAACAGCGGCAACAGCGGCAACAGCGGCAACAGCGGCAACAGCGGGACGGTCACACATCCCAGTCCTCCTCGGCACGCCGCGCCCACGTCCGGTTCGCACGGCCGCACTCAGCAGCGTGGCAGCACGTCGTACACCGTGCAGGACGGCGACACTCTGTCCGGCGTCGCATGGCAGGCCGCCGTTCCGGGCGGCTGGCAACGGCTGTACACAACGAACCGGAACACCATCGGCCCGGACCCGGACGTGATCCGCCCGGGAGAGCGGCTCATCCTGCCCTGA
- a CDS encoding carbohydrate ABC transporter permease: MTTTGIHTPTARRSAATAQRRPRRERQGAAWVFLSPWVLGATVLTLLPMAVSLYLSFTDYDLFNPPHWVGLRNYVQMFTEDPRYWRSVLTTLTYVVVAVPLQLALALVVALALKGMKRGKGFYRSAFYAPSLLGASMSVALVWRAVFNDGGTVDHLLGTGGWADKPGWALLAVALLTVWQFGAPMVIFLAGLQQIPAELYEAASVDGAGKWRQFVSVTVPMLSPVLFFNLVLQTIQAFQVFTPAFAISAGKGGPADSTLVYTLYLYDRGFVASHMGYASAMAWVLLLAIGAVTAVLFRTSRTWVFYASEGER; this comes from the coding sequence ATGACCACCACCGGCATCCACACGCCCACCGCCCGCCGGTCCGCCGCCACGGCGCAGCGCCGCCCGAGGCGTGAACGCCAGGGCGCCGCCTGGGTGTTCCTGTCTCCATGGGTGCTCGGCGCGACCGTCCTCACCCTGCTGCCGATGGCCGTGTCGCTGTACCTGTCGTTCACCGACTACGACCTGTTCAACCCGCCGCACTGGGTGGGCCTGCGCAACTACGTCCAGATGTTCACCGAGGACCCGCGCTACTGGCGCTCGGTGCTGACGACCCTCACCTATGTCGTCGTCGCCGTACCCCTCCAGCTCGCCCTTGCGCTGGTGGTCGCCCTCGCTCTGAAGGGCATGAAACGCGGCAAGGGCTTCTACCGCTCCGCGTTCTACGCCCCCTCGCTGCTGGGTGCGTCGATGTCCGTCGCCCTGGTGTGGCGTGCGGTCTTCAACGACGGCGGCACCGTGGACCATCTGCTCGGCACCGGCGGCTGGGCCGACAAGCCGGGCTGGGCGCTGCTCGCCGTCGCCCTGCTGACCGTGTGGCAGTTCGGCGCCCCCATGGTCATCTTCCTCGCCGGGCTCCAGCAGATACCCGCCGAGCTGTACGAGGCCGCATCCGTCGACGGGGCCGGAAAATGGCGGCAGTTCGTCTCGGTCACCGTGCCGATGCTGTCCCCGGTGCTGTTCTTCAACCTGGTCCTGCAGACCATCCAGGCGTTCCAGGTCTTCACTCCCGCCTTCGCGATCAGCGCCGGCAAGGGCGGCCCCGCCGACTCCACGCTCGTGTACACCCTGTACCTCTACGACCGGGGCTTCGTCGCCTCCCACATGGGCTACGCCTCCGCCATGGCCTGGGTCCTGCTGCTCGCCATCGGCGCCGTCACCGCAGTCCTCTTCCGTACCTCACGGACCTGGGTCTTCTACGCCTCCGAGGGGGAGCGATGA
- a CDS encoding ABC transporter substrate-binding protein, protein MPGHRTKRFCVTAAALALCAMPAGCGGSGESAGGGRIVLRYTWWGNPDRAERTEKAVALFEQRHPNVRVQTSFSGYDAYKQKLATQAAGGDAPDVMQLDYRQIDQYASGGVLLDLARQQSVLHTAGIDAGLLATGRVHGAQYAVPQGRGTETVAYDVQGWRRSGVPLPGRAWTWEQWADAMRALAQKTGKPGGTDPGQSEDAFEVWLRGRGKSLYTDDRKLGFTAADLTRWWTFTDRLRREGAVSPAEQTTQLDGSVENTPLGRGKATSDANWDAPASGFGALVKGGVALAPMPSGADGTPGQYFKPSMFLGTAAHTGHPAQAAQLVDFLVNDPDVARILGATRGIPVNEAVRREIGPLLTGFDKTIADYQSSLEGTLKDPPQAPPSGDNALQTTFQRDYDQVSYERMSPRKAAANYVTEAKAELRS, encoded by the coding sequence ATGCCCGGACACAGGACAAAGAGGTTCTGCGTGACGGCCGCCGCACTCGCCCTGTGCGCGATGCCGGCCGGCTGCGGCGGATCCGGGGAGTCGGCCGGTGGCGGCAGGATCGTGCTGCGCTACACGTGGTGGGGCAACCCCGACCGCGCCGAGCGCACCGAGAAGGCCGTCGCCCTGTTCGAACAAAGGCATCCGAACGTACGGGTGCAGACGTCGTTCTCCGGCTACGACGCCTACAAACAGAAGCTCGCCACGCAGGCTGCCGGCGGCGACGCACCCGATGTGATGCAGCTCGACTACCGGCAGATCGACCAGTACGCCTCCGGCGGCGTCCTGCTCGACCTCGCGCGGCAGCAGAGCGTGCTGCACACCGCCGGCATCGACGCCGGACTGCTGGCGACCGGCCGGGTGCACGGCGCCCAGTACGCCGTGCCGCAGGGCCGCGGCACCGAGACCGTCGCCTACGACGTCCAGGGCTGGCGGCGCTCCGGGGTGCCGCTGCCCGGCCGGGCCTGGACCTGGGAGCAGTGGGCCGACGCGATGCGCGCGCTGGCGCAGAAGACCGGGAAGCCGGGCGGCACCGACCCCGGGCAGAGCGAGGACGCCTTCGAGGTCTGGCTGCGCGGCCGGGGCAAGTCCCTCTACACCGACGACCGCAAGCTCGGCTTCACCGCGGCCGACCTCACCCGCTGGTGGACCTTCACCGACCGGCTGCGCCGCGAGGGCGCCGTGTCGCCGGCCGAGCAGACCACCCAGCTGGACGGATCCGTCGAGAACACCCCGCTCGGCCGCGGCAAGGCCACCTCCGACGCCAACTGGGACGCCCCCGCCAGCGGCTTCGGCGCCCTCGTCAAGGGTGGGGTGGCGCTGGCGCCGATGCCGTCCGGCGCGGACGGCACCCCCGGCCAGTACTTCAAGCCGTCGATGTTCCTCGGTACCGCGGCCCACACGGGTCACCCGGCCCAGGCCGCGCAGCTCGTCGACTTCCTCGTCAACGACCCCGATGTGGCGAGGATCCTCGGCGCCACCCGCGGCATCCCCGTCAACGAGGCGGTCCGCAGGGAGATCGGACCGCTGCTGACCGGCTTCGACAAGACCATCGCCGACTACCAGTCCTCCCTGGAAGGCACCCTCAAGGACCCGCCGCAGGCACCGCCCTCCGGCGACAACGCCTTGCAGACCACCTTCCAGCGCGACTACGACCAGGTGTCGTACGAGCGCATGTCGCCGCGCAAGGCGGCCGCGAACTATGTCACCGAGGCGAAGGCGGAGCTGAGGTCATGA
- a CDS encoding Vgb family protein — protein sequence MRDSHAPAITEFPVADKEAGPYGITAGADGALWVTFVHSGRIARLTLDGELRQFPLDLPASRPTVITAGPDGALWFARSQDHRIGRITVHGEAESFAVPTADSGPFGVTAGPDGAVWFTQMNTDRIGRIGSDGQISEFALPGRGAFPAAITTGPDGALWFTLNQADAIGRISTEGDTTLYPLPTPGAAPVGITSDGAALWFVEIAAGRIGRISVDGGIEEFPLPDRAARPHAIVAASTGECWFTEWGANRVGRITENGEIAEYDLPSPSSEPHGITLGPDGALWVALEAGGVARVAP from the coding sequence GTGCGCGATTCTCATGCCCCGGCCATCACGGAGTTCCCCGTGGCGGACAAGGAGGCCGGGCCTTACGGCATCACGGCGGGCGCGGACGGTGCCCTGTGGGTCACTTTCGTGCACAGCGGGCGCATCGCGCGTCTGACCCTCGATGGTGAACTCAGGCAATTCCCGCTGGACTTGCCTGCGAGCCGTCCCACCGTGATCACTGCAGGTCCCGACGGAGCCCTGTGGTTCGCCCGCTCCCAGGACCACCGGATCGGCCGCATCACCGTCCACGGCGAGGCCGAGTCCTTTGCCGTGCCGACGGCCGACAGTGGGCCCTTCGGTGTCACCGCGGGCCCGGACGGCGCGGTGTGGTTCACGCAGATGAACACCGATCGGATCGGTCGTATCGGCAGCGACGGACAGATCAGCGAGTTCGCCCTGCCCGGCAGGGGTGCCTTCCCGGCGGCGATCACCACCGGGCCCGACGGAGCCCTGTGGTTCACCCTCAACCAGGCGGACGCGATCGGCCGTATCTCCACCGAGGGGGACACCACCCTGTATCCCCTGCCGACACCCGGCGCCGCGCCCGTCGGTATCACCAGTGACGGTGCCGCCCTGTGGTTCGTCGAGATCGCGGCGGGCCGGATCGGCAGGATCTCGGTGGACGGTGGGATCGAGGAATTTCCCCTGCCCGACCGCGCGGCCAGACCCCACGCCATCGTGGCCGCGTCCACCGGGGAATGCTGGTTCACCGAGTGGGGAGCCAACCGGGTCGGTCGCATCACCGAGAACGGTGAGATCGCCGAGTACGATCTGCCGTCGCCCTCGTCCGAGCCCCACGGCATCACCCTGGGGCCCGACGGTGCCCTCTGGGTGGCCCTGGAGGCGGGAGGGGTCGCGAGGGTCGCACCGTAG
- a CDS encoding carbohydrate ABC transporter permease, whose translation MTTTALPRKRVAWGRVALHAGCLAALLVMLYPLAWLLATSLKPANEVIASLNLLPSHLEWSNYSTALQGVNGVSVWRLLGNSLLIAGGAVLGNVLSCSLAAYAFARLRFRMRRPLFAFMIATIMLPHHAVLIPQYIIFNKLGLVNTYWPLILPKFLATEAFFVFLIVQFMRGLPRELEEAARIDGCGPFRSFFAIVLPLTRPALITTAIFTFIWTWNDFFTQLIYLFDPGKFTLTLALRSFVDASSQSSFGPMFAMSVIALLPIVLFFLAFQRFLVEGMASSGLKG comes from the coding sequence ATGACCACAACCGCCCTGCCCCGCAAGCGTGTTGCCTGGGGGCGCGTGGCCCTGCACGCCGGCTGCCTGGCCGCGCTGCTCGTCATGCTGTACCCGCTGGCCTGGCTGCTCGCCACCTCACTCAAGCCCGCGAACGAGGTCATCGCCAGCCTCAACCTGTTGCCCAGCCACCTCGAGTGGTCGAACTACAGCACCGCCCTGCAGGGCGTGAACGGCGTCTCCGTCTGGCGACTGCTCGGCAACTCGCTGCTGATCGCGGGCGGCGCCGTCCTCGGCAACGTCCTGAGCTGCTCCCTGGCCGCCTATGCTTTCGCGCGGCTGCGCTTCCGGATGCGCCGCCCCCTGTTCGCCTTCATGATCGCCACGATCATGCTCCCGCACCACGCGGTCCTGATCCCGCAGTACATCATCTTCAACAAGCTCGGCCTGGTGAACACCTACTGGCCGTTGATCCTGCCGAAGTTCCTCGCCACGGAGGCCTTCTTCGTCTTCCTCATCGTGCAGTTCATGCGTGGCCTGCCCCGCGAACTGGAGGAGGCCGCCCGCATCGACGGCTGCGGCCCCTTCCGCAGCTTCTTCGCCATCGTCCTGCCGCTGACCCGCCCCGCCCTGATCACCACGGCGATCTTCACGTTCATCTGGACCTGGAACGACTTCTTCACCCAGCTCATCTATCTCTTCGACCCCGGCAAGTTCACCCTCACCCTGGCGCTGCGCTCCTTCGTGGACGCCTCCAGCCAGTCGTCGTTCGGCCCGATGTTCGCGATGTCGGTGATCGCCCTGCTGCCGATCGTGCTCTTCTTCCTCGCCTTCCAGCGCTTTCTTGTGGAGGGCATGGCCAGCTCCGGACTCAAGGGGTGA
- a CDS encoding DUF6807 domain-containing protein: protein MSIRVSHVHGEHLAVEAPNGTEILRYVYRPDPDAFEARKPYAHPVRTLAGRTVTGYRPSDHRWHKGLQMTASHLSGQNFWGGNCYVHGQGYLRLPDQVGSMRHDGFTGLTVTDERLDATEELTWVENGGREWAREVRGLAVHTVDEEAGAWTLDWAIALTNVHDEPLLFGSPTTAGREMAGYTGLQWRGPRDFTGGGVFTPDSEPGIDAAKVMGSQGPWLAFTTEHDETDGHSTLVFAHAPENLDESSAIHASHWFVRSEPIPTVAFSWAFFEEFALPPGESFGYRYRVVIADGAWDRDRVGRHLEDLPW from the coding sequence ATGAGCATCCGAGTCAGCCATGTCCACGGCGAGCACCTCGCGGTCGAGGCGCCGAACGGTACCGAGATTCTCCGGTACGTCTACCGCCCCGACCCGGACGCCTTCGAAGCCCGCAAACCCTATGCCCACCCCGTACGCACCCTCGCCGGTCGTACGGTGACCGGATACCGGCCCAGTGACCACCGCTGGCACAAGGGCCTTCAGATGACGGCCAGTCATCTGTCGGGGCAGAACTTCTGGGGCGGCAACTGCTATGTGCACGGCCAGGGATACCTCCGCCTGCCCGACCAGGTCGGCTCCATGCGGCACGACGGCTTCACCGGCCTCACCGTCACCGACGAACGCCTCGATGCCACCGAGGAGTTGACCTGGGTCGAGAACGGCGGCCGGGAATGGGCCCGTGAGGTACGCGGCCTCGCCGTACACACCGTGGACGAGGAGGCCGGCGCCTGGACCCTGGACTGGGCCATAGCGCTCACCAACGTCCATGACGAGCCCCTGCTGTTCGGCTCGCCCACCACCGCGGGCCGCGAGATGGCCGGTTACACCGGACTGCAGTGGCGCGGCCCACGCGACTTCACCGGCGGCGGTGTGTTCACGCCCGACTCCGAACCGGGCATCGATGCCGCCAAGGTGATGGGCAGTCAGGGCCCGTGGCTGGCCTTCACCACCGAACACGACGAGACCGACGGCCACTCCACCCTCGTCTTCGCGCATGCCCCGGAGAACCTGGACGAGTCGTCCGCGATCCACGCCTCACACTGGTTCGTCCGCTCCGAGCCGATCCCGACGGTCGCCTTCTCCTGGGCGTTCTTCGAGGAGTTCGCCCTGCCGCCGGGGGAGAGCTTCGGCTACCGCTACCGGGTTGTGATCGCCGACGGTGCCTGGGACCGCGACCGGGTGGGCCGCCATCTGGAGGACCTGCCGTGGTGA
- a CDS encoding MgtC/SapB family protein gives MAGAELAAPMWDIHNGQGPRQLAELALALLLSSLIGWERAAQQKSAGLRTHTLVGIASALMMEVSQHGFTSVLGLEHISYDPSRVAAQIVSGIGFIGGGLIFVRRDAVRGLTTAATIWLTSAVGMACGGGLPLLALAVTALHFLVVRGYPRFTSRLIPETVPSAFEARLTYRTGSALLPRLMQTCTRLGFRITQVRVERLPGRTDDAARVLLELEGTEDPARLTADLFQNEDVLDVELTAASDDE, from the coding sequence ATGGCAGGGGCTGAGCTTGCGGCACCGATGTGGGACATCCACAACGGCCAGGGACCACGGCAGCTTGCCGAACTGGCACTGGCACTGCTGCTGTCGAGCCTGATCGGCTGGGAACGCGCGGCCCAGCAGAAGAGCGCCGGTCTGCGCACGCACACGCTCGTCGGGATCGCGAGCGCGCTGATGATGGAGGTCTCCCAGCACGGGTTCACCTCGGTGCTCGGGCTGGAGCACATTTCCTACGACCCCTCCCGGGTGGCCGCGCAGATCGTGTCCGGGATCGGGTTCATCGGGGGCGGCCTGATCTTCGTACGCCGAGACGCCGTACGAGGTCTGACGACGGCCGCCACCATCTGGCTGACCAGTGCGGTCGGCATGGCCTGCGGTGGCGGGCTGCCCCTTCTCGCGCTGGCGGTGACGGCCCTGCACTTCCTGGTGGTACGCGGTTATCCCCGTTTCACGTCCCGCCTGATACCGGAGACCGTCCCTTCCGCCTTCGAAGCTCGGCTGACCTACCGGACGGGCTCCGCGCTGCTGCCACGGCTGATGCAGACCTGCACGCGCCTCGGGTTCCGGATCACGCAGGTGAGGGTCGAGCGACTGCCGGGCCGCACGGACGACGCCGCGCGTGTGCTGCTGGAGTTGGAGGGTACCGAGGACCCGGCACGACTGACGGCGGATCTGTTCCAGAACGAGGACGTGCTCGACGTCGAGTTGACCGCGGCGTCGGACGACGAGTAG